In Streptomyces venezuelae, the sequence GGCACGCGGTCACCGAGATCTCGCTGCTGCGGGAGGAACACCGTGCCGAGGCCAGGGTCTGGCTCGCCTTCGTCGCGCAGGCGGCTGTCAGCGAGGCGCTCGCGAGCACGTTGAAGGCGAACTACGCGGCCCTGCAGGACGCGCTCACCCGGCTCGTCGCGGAAGCCTTCGAAGGCACCCGCCGGGCCGGGTCCCCAGATCCGCAGCGCGAGGCGCGCACGCTCCTCGCCCTGGCGGACGGCCTCACCACGCACGTCCTCGTCGGCCACCTCACTCCGCAGGAAGCGCTCGACGTCCTGGACGCGCACCTGGCCGGCCTCTGGGAGTGACCGGCCCGGCGCCGCCGGCCCTCGCCGGGGAGTACCGGCCCGCGCCGCTCAGGCCTGGGCGGCAGGAGGCGAGTTGATCAGCCCGAAGGGTACGTGGACGCTCGGAGTGCCCTGCGCCGTGCCGTTGAGGTGGGAGACCTGGTCGTCGAAGAAGATGTGCGGGTCGAGCGCCCGCATGACCGCGGACTTGTCGACACCGCCGAGAAAGAAGGCGTCGTTGACCCGCAGGCCCCATGCCTTCAGGCTCAGCAGGGCGCGCTCGTGAGCGGGGGCGTCCCGGGCGGTCACCAGCGACACGCGCAGGCGGGGCCGGTACGCGGAGTCCTCGCGGCGCCTCTCGTCCTCGACGCGCTGGATGCGGTTGACGCCGGCCAGGAAGTCGCGGAGCGGTCCCGGATCGTGGGGGGTGCCGGCGTGGCCGACCTCGTAAGCGCGGAACGCGTCGATGCCACCGTTCTGGAAGACCTGCTCGGCGGTGTCGCCCGCCACCACGCCGTCGAAGTCGAACGCGATACGGAGTTCGGGGTCGCTCTCGTCGTCGATCCGCCCCGTTCGCAGGACGTGACCCGCGGGCAGCCCGGCCGCGACCGCGTCCCGGACGTCAGGTCCGTCGGCCGACAGGAACAGCGACATGTTGAGCGCCGGCATGAACTGGTGCGAGGGACGGCCCTGCCGGAACACCGCCCGGCTGATCGGCAGACCGTGCGCTTTGATCGAACGCATGACGCGCATCCCGGTGCCGGGGTCGTTGCGCGAGAGGATGATGACCTCGACCAGGGGGTCGGCCCGATCCGCGAGGTCGTTCAACGACAGCAGGCGTCTGACGAACGGGAACGCCACTCCTTTGGCCAGCAGTTCGTCGACATGGGCTTCCTGGTGGGCCCGGTAGGCGTCCTCTCCCCGCTCCCGGAACACCGCGTCGCACTCGGTCAGGTCGAACAGGGCACTGGAGGCGATCCCCACCACCAGGCGATCGGACAGGTCGTACCTCATGGCGCCCCCTGCTGGCACATGTGCACCGTCTGGATGCTTATCACCCTTTGGCATATGCAGGAAACGTCTTCCGGTCTGCCGTTCGAGCGGACCGGGGGCGTCAGACACCCCTGGCTGCCGCGGATAGTGTCGGTGGCCGGACACGAAGGCCGGGAAGTACGAGGTGCGCATGAAGACCCATCGTCCGGGGCGACCGGAGGACCTTCCGGAAGCGGGGGTGCTGTGGGCACGCTGGGCCGCTCTGGCGGCGGCGACCTGGAACGCCGACGAGGAGAAGGAGCGCTTCCGGTACGGGTACTGGCTCGGCGTCGACGGCGTCGAGGACGGCGGCAGCGAGCTGCGCTACGACGACGGCGCGTGCAGCCGCTGGGCGCTGATCCGGGCCGGCGCCGGCCGCGCCGTGCTCTTCGGACAGGACGATTCCAGCAAGGTCGCGCGGCACGAGCCGCCGATCGATCTCCTCGCCGGGGCGCCCCTGTGGGTGCGCGGAGAGCGCTTGCGCGACTTCCTGGAGCAGGGAAGGGCCGAGTGCGTCTACTGGTTCGAGGACGGCCGCTGGCACCGTGTGCCGTACCCCGACGACCTCGGCGACGACGGGCTCGACTGCGGGATCGGCCATCTGACCTCGCGTGAGTCCGCCGTCGAGGCGCTCTGCGCGCTGTTCGAGTTCGACGAGGACTGCGCGGGCGCCGTGGAGGCCTGCGAGCGGTTCCTGGAGCATGCCGAGCGGGACACGGTCACCGACGGGGTGGTGCGCTCCTTCGCCGACGAGGTCTTCCGGATCCAGAGTGCATACGAACTGCTCTGGCCCCAGGTCCCGGTGGCCCGTTCGGAGACGGACCTCGCCGCGATGACGGCGCTCGCCCGCCACCGGTGAAAAGGGGGCGATCCCGCCGGTGGATCCGGCGATCCTCGGGCGACGGCGACGGCGACGGCGACGGCGACGGCGATGGCGACGGCGTCACGGCCGGCCCGGGCGGTCCGCACGCGACGACCCGGAACGCCGCCGGGGCCCGTCGGGAAGACGGGCCCCGGCGGCGAGCCGTTCGCCTCAGGCCGTGACGGGGGCAGGGGCCTCCGGGGTCTCGGCGGGGGCCCCTGCCCCCGCTTCGGCGTCGGGACGGGGGATGCGGTGCAGCCCCTTGCGGTCGTAGAGGCGGGTGACGGCGAAGCCGAAGGCCAGCGCGGCGACGAGGGCGACACCCATCGAGGCCCAGGCCCGGGTCAGACCCGCGTCGGCCTGAGCTCCGTAGTAGAGGAGGGAGCGCAGACCCTCGGTGATCTGGCGCAGCGGCTCGAACTCGGAGAGGGCGCGGAAGAACCCGGGGAGGGCCTGGACGGGCACCGTGGCGCCGGAGGAGGGCACGGCCATCGCGACGAAGACGATGGTGGCCAGCAGCATGCCGGGCGTGCCGAAGGCGGCGAACAGGGCGAGGCTTCCGACGCCGACCACGGCGATGGTGGCGACCGAGTAGAGCCACAGCAGGCCCAGGTGGGAGGCGTCCATGTCGAGGATCCCGACCGTGGCGACCTCGACCAGGGTGCCCATCACCAGGGACAGGCCGAGCATCAGCACGATGCCGATGGCCAGGGTGCGGACGCGGCTGGTGTGCTGGACGGGTTCGCGCTTGCGGACGGGGCCGTAGTCGGTGTGCAGGTAGCCGAGCGCCGTGTCGACCTGGGAGTTGACCACGTTGGCGCCGAGCATGCCGCAGACGACCAGGACCAGCGCGTAGTAGAAGGCGCTCAGGCCCATCGCGCTGCGGGAGCCCACGGGGTGGCCGTCGGCGACGTTCACGGTCACCGGGTCGGCCAGCTTGAGCTGGGCAGCCGTCGGCAGCGGGGTCTTCTGGGCACCGGCCTGCTTGAGGAGCTCCTGGCCGATCTGGGCGGACGCGGCGTGGGCGGCCTTCTGCGCGGCCTGGGAGGACATGGAGGAGCCGATGCTGCCGGCCGCCTGGTTGGTCAGCACGGTCAGGGTCGGCGGGGCGGCGGCCTTGCCCTGGGGTGCGGGCTGCGGGGCGGTGAGCGCGGCCACGGTGGCGGAGTAGTCGGCGGGTATGACGAGGGCGCCGAAGACCTTGCCCCGGCCCAGCCGCTTGTCGGCCTCCTCGCGGCTGACGACCTGCCAGTCGATGCTCTTGTCGCCCTTGGCGGCCTTCTGGATGCCGGCGACGGCCTGCTCGCCCAGGTTGACGTGGCGGCCGCCCATGTCCGCTCCGCCGTCGCTGTTGACCAGGGCCACGGGCAGGTCGCGCAGGTTGCCCCTCGGGTTGACGTTGCCGCCGACGTAGAGGAGGGCGAACAGCATCGAGACCACTGCGGCGATGAGACCCGTTCCGATCCACAGCTTGGGTCGGCGGAGCACGGAGGGGGGCGTGGGATGAGGCATCGATTCTCCGGTGCGGCTGCGTTCCTAGGGCTGGATACTTATGGTATCCAGTCACTGGATAGTGGCAGTATCTTGCTGTGGTGTCCAATCGCCGACACCGGATGCCGGATGCCGGACCGCATGACCAGCAGGGAAGCCGTATGAAGATCTCGGAGCTCAGCCGGCGGACCGGCGTGCCGGTCGCCAGCATCAAGTACTTCCTGCGGCAGGGACTGCTGCCCGCGGGGCGGGCCACGGCCGCGACCCTGGCCGAGTACGGGGACGAGCACGCGCAGCGGCTGCGGCTGATCAAGGCCCTGACCACGCTCGGCGGCCTGTCCATCGCCGCCACCCGTGAGGTGCTCGGAGCCGTCGACCAGGCCCACAGCTCGGAGAGCGCCCTCGGAGCGGTCAGCTACGCGCTCCCGGTGCCGGTCGCGGCCCAGGCCGCGGCGGACCAGGAGGAGCGGGCCGCAGCCGACGCGAGCGCCGGTACCGAGGTCGCCGACCTGCTCGCGGAGCTGGACTGGCAGGCACCCGGCACCTCACCGCACGTCAAGGGGCTGACCGCGGCGCTGGAGGAGCTGCGCCGGCTGGACGCCCAGTACGCACCGGGAGAACTCGCCGCCTACGCGCGGCTGGCCGAGTCCGTGGCCCGGCTGGACCTGCAGCGCGCGGCCGGCCTGGACGACCCGGTGGCCCTGGCCGAGCGGGCCGTCATCGTCTTCGCGATCTGCGCCCCGGTCTTCGAACTCCTGCGGCGTCTCGCGCAGGAGGACCAGGTCCGCCGCCGGGTCGCGGGCGCCGGCCGGGGCGGGGGCGGTGAGGACACGGCGCCGCGTTAGGCCGTCTCCGTCGGATCCTGCCGGGCCCGCGCGGCCCGGCACCGTACCTCGCCGCGCTGTCGGGGCACCCGAGTACGTCCGGTACGAGGGAGCCCTTCCGCCTCGCGATGCACGGCACCGGACGACGCGGGCCAGGCCGGCACGATCCGGAAGAGACGGCCCGAGCCGCCTCGTCCGGATCGTGCCGGGCGCCCGCGCCGCGCCCGTAGACCGGCCGCCCGGACGTCGTCGGCGCCTGCGGCCCACCCGTCGGCCCCGCCCGGCGGCCGGCGGGATCCGGGTGCCGCCCGTCCGCCGCCCCGCGGCGGACGGAACGGGCTCAGGGAGCCTGGCCGCGTTCTACGGGCCGGCCGTCACGGCGGGCTTCGGGGACCACCGTGACCTGCGGGATCCTGGTCCCCGGATGCAGGGAGACCTCCGCTTCGACGCGGTAGGTCCCGGCCAGCAGCTCCCGGGTGAGGACCTCCTCCGGTGTTCCGGTCGCGACCACGCGGCCGCCGTCCAGCACGCAGATCCGGTCACAGAAGGACGCGGCGAGGTTGAGGTCGTGCAGGGCGATCACGGCGGTGACCCCGACCCTGCGGACGAGCCGGAGCGCGTCGAGCTGGTGGCGCAGGTCCAGGTGGTTCGTCGGCTCGTCCAGCACCATCGTCCCCGTGCGCTGGGCCAGCGCGCGGGCGATCAGCACCCGTTGCTTCTCGCCGCCCGAGAGGCGGTCGAAGGGCGCGTGCGCCAGGGCGGCGACGTCGAGCTCCTGCAGGGAGCCCATGACGATGTCGCGGTCGTTCGCGTCGTCGCCCGCGAAGGCGCGCTTGTGCGGGGTGCGTCCCATCGCCACCACGTCGTAGACGCTGAGCTCGAAGTCGCCCCCGGTCTCCTGCAGTACGGCCGAGAGGCGCTGCGCGAGCCGCTTGCCGGGCATCCGCCACACGTCCTCGCCGTCCAGCAGGACATGTCCGGACGTGGGGCGCAGCACCCGGTAGAACGTGCGCAGCAGCGTCGACTTGCCCGCGCCGTTGGGACCTACGAGCGCCAGCACCTCACCGGGTGCCACGCGCAGGGAGACGCGGTCGACGAGGGTCCGGCCGTTCACCACGACGGTGACGTCCTCGGCATCGAGGGCGCCGGGCCCGGGCCCGGGCACCGTCCGTACAGGTCGCTCAGGTCGCTCAGGTCGCTCCGGGTCCACCGGTCGCTCCGGGTCCACCGGTCGCGTCGGTCCGTCCGTCACCGCGCCGCCTTCCGTCGCATCAGCCAGAGGAAGAAGGGTCCGCCCACGAGGGAGGTGAGAATGCCGACGGGTATCTCCTCCGGGCTCATGAGCGTGCGCGCGCCCAGGTCGGCGGCGATCAGGAAGCTCGCGCCGAGGAGCGCGGCGGCCGGCAGAGCGCGGCGGTGGTCGGCGCCCACCAGCAGGCGCACCACGTGCGGCATGATCAGCCCGACGAAACCGATCTGGCCGCTGACCGCGACGATGGTGCCGATCATCAGGGCGATCAGGGTGAACAGGGCGCCGCGGAAACGGTGGACGTCCAGGCCGAGCGCCGCGGCGGCCTCCTCCCCGGCCAGCAGCAGGTTCAGCGACCGGCACACCCCGAGCAGGACGGCGGTGCCGAGCAGCACGGCGCCGACGGGGATCCACACCGTCGTCCAGGTGGTGCCGGCCAGTCCGCCGAGCATCCAGCGCAAGGCCGACTGGGTCTTCTGCGGGTCGTCGGAGGTGACGATCAGGAAGCTGGCCACGGCGGAGAGGACCTCGGCCATGGCCACACCGGCCAGGACCAGCCGTACGGTGGTCATCCGCCCGCCGGAGCGTGCCAGGAAGTACACGGCGACCAGCGCGGCGAGCGCCCCGCAGAACGCCGCCACGGGCAGCGAGAACATCCCGAACACGGTCACGTGGAAGACCAGCACCAGCACCGCGCCGACCGACGCGCCGGAGGAGACCCCCAGCAGCATCGGATCGGCCAGCGGATTGCGGACCAGGGCCTGCAGCGCCATGCCCGACACCGACAGGCCCGCGCCCACCACGCCGGCCAGCAGTACCCGGGGGAGCCGGACGTCGACGACGATCGTCTCGCGGACCGGCGTCCAGGCCGGTTCGGCGAGGACCGGGTGGATCCGGTGCAGCAGGATCCCCCACACCTGGTCGGCCGGGACGCCGATCGAGCCGATCGCGATACCGGCCGTCGCGGTCCCCGCCAGCAGGACTCCCAGGCAGACGAGCAGCAGGGCGTAGGGAACGGCCCGGCGGCGGGCCCCGGCCACCGGGGGCGCTGCCGGAGCGGCGATCGTCCCGGCCGCCTCCGCCTCCGCCTCCGCCTTCGCCTCCGTCACCCCGGTCACCGGAACCGGTCCGGGTGGATCTGCCGGGCCAGGGACTCGACGGCCGCCGGGACGCGGACACCGAGCACGGTCGACGACAGCGGAAGTACCGCGAACCGCTCGTTCCTGATCGCGGGCACGTCCCTGAGGGCAGGGTTGGAGAGGAGGAACTTCTTCTTCTCCTCGACCGGCTGGTTGCCGTAGTCGTAGATGACGATGACCTCGGGGGCGCGCTCGGCCACCTGCTCGAACGACACGTCGCCGAAGGCCTTGTCCAGGTCGGCGAAGAGGTTGACCCCGCCGGCCCGCTTGATCAGCTCGTTGCCGATGCCCTTCCCGCCCGCGGTGAAGGCGGTCTTGTCTCCGCTGTCGTAGACGAAGAGCCTGGCCGGGGTGACGCCGGCCAGCTTGCCGTCGACCAGGTCGAGCGTGCCGTGCAGCTTGTCCACCTGCTGCTCGGCCCGGTCCGGTACGCCGAAGATCTTGGCGACGGTGCGGATCTCCTCGTCGACGGTGGCCATGGTCACCGGCCCGGCCGGGCACTCCTCGATGTTGAGATGGGTGTTGATGCCGGCCTTGCCGAGGGCCGGACGGCCGCGGCCCTCCTTCTCGTCGAAGGTGGAGCCGAACCCGCCGTAGACGAAGTCCGGTTCGGCCGCCAGCAGGGTTTCGAAGGACGGGTACTCCTTCGACAGCACCTTCACGGAGTCGAAGGCGGCCTGGTACTCCGGCAGGATCCTGTCGTCGAGGTAGCCGGTGCCCACCATCGACTTCTCCAGGCCGAGCGCGAGCATGACCTCCGTGGCGTGCTGGTTCAGGGAGACCGCGCGCTGCGGCGGCCGCCGGTAGGTGCTCTCCACCCCGCAGTTGGACACCGTGACGGGGAATCCGGCCGCCGCGGGCCCCGAGGAGGCGGAGCCCTCCTGCGCCTTTCCGCCGCAGGCCGGGACGAGCAGTACGGCGGCGACGGTCAGGAGCGTGGACAGCGGACGCGTGCCCCTCATGTGGTGGGTCCTCTCAGCGGGTCTGTCGGGTGGTCACGGAACTTCACGAGGCGATCCGGCGCGGCCCACGGCGGGGCTCCGGCCGGGCCGGGGGCGCCGGCGGTGCATCCGTCAGCGGACTGCTGCCGCCGGCGCGGGGAGCGGGGTCAGGGAGGCGAACTCCAGTGGCGCGGACGGGTCGACGGACACGTTCAGCGGGGCCGGCTCCGCCCCGGAGCGGACCAGCAGGTCTCCGACGGCCGCGATCATGGCGCCGTTGTCGGTGCACAGGGTCATCGGCGGCACGCGCAGTTCGATGCCGGCCGAGGCGCACCGACGCTCCGCGAGGGCCCTGACCCGCGAGTTCGCGGCCACACCGCCGACTACGACCAGCGTCCTCACGTCGTACGCGCGGCAGGCCGCGAGCGCCTTGCGGGTCAGTACGTCCGCGACCGCCTCCTGGAGCGCGGCGGCCCCGTCGGCCACCGGCGGCTCCTCACCGCGCTGCCGGTGCTTCTCGGCCCAGCGGGCCGCGGCCGTCTTCAGCCCGGAGAAGGAGAAGGCGTACGGATCGTCCCCGGGCCGGGTCAGCGGGCGGGGGAAGGCCACGGCTTTCGGATCGCCGTCGCGGGCGGCCCGGTCGATGGCCGGACCGCCCGGATACGGCAGGCCCAGGATCCGGGCGACCTTGTCGAAGCACTCGCCCGCCGCGTCGTCGAGGGTGTCCCCGAGGTGCAGGATCGGATCCCGGACCAGGTCCCGGACCAGGAGGAGCGAGGTGTGGCCGCCGGAGACGATCAGGACCACGCACGGGTCGGGCAGCGGTCCGTGCTCCAGGGTGTCGGCGGCGACGTGCCCGGCCAGGTGATGGACGCCGTACAGCGGCACCCCCGCCGCGTACGCCAGCGTCTTGGCCCCGGCCAGGCCCACCTGCAAGGCGCCCGACAGGCCGGGCCCGGTGGTGACCGACACCGCGTCGATCTGGTCCAGTCGCAGCCCGGCCTGGTCGAGGGCCTGCCGGACGACCGGGTTGAAGGAGTGCAGGTGCGCGCGGGCGGCGATCTCGGGCACGACCCCGCCGAAACGGGCGTGTTCGTCCATGCTCGAAGCCACCACGTGCGCCAGCAGCCTGCCGTCCCGCACGATGCCCGCGCCGGTCTCGTCGCAC encodes:
- the tsaD gene encoding tRNA (adenosine(37)-N6)-threonylcarbamoyltransferase complex transferase subunit TsaD, which gives rise to MSGPVVLGIESSCDETGAGIVRDGRLLAHVVASSMDEHARFGGVVPEIAARAHLHSFNPVVRQALDQAGLRLDQIDAVSVTTGPGLSGALQVGLAGAKTLAYAAGVPLYGVHHLAGHVAADTLEHGPLPDPCVVLIVSGGHTSLLLVRDLVRDPILHLGDTLDDAAGECFDKVARILGLPYPGGPAIDRAARDGDPKAVAFPRPLTRPGDDPYAFSFSGLKTAAARWAEKHRQRGEEPPVADGAAALQEAVADVLTRKALAACRAYDVRTLVVVGGVAANSRVRALAERRCASAGIELRVPPMTLCTDNGAMIAAVGDLLVRSGAEPAPLNVSVDPSAPLEFASLTPLPAPAAAVR
- a CDS encoding YhgE/Pip domain-containing protein, whose amino-acid sequence is MPHPTPPSVLRRPKLWIGTGLIAAVVSMLFALLYVGGNVNPRGNLRDLPVALVNSDGGADMGGRHVNLGEQAVAGIQKAAKGDKSIDWQVVSREEADKRLGRGKVFGALVIPADYSATVAALTAPQPAPQGKAAAPPTLTVLTNQAAGSIGSSMSSQAAQKAAHAASAQIGQELLKQAGAQKTPLPTAAQLKLADPVTVNVADGHPVGSRSAMGLSAFYYALVLVVCGMLGANVVNSQVDTALGYLHTDYGPVRKREPVQHTSRVRTLAIGIVLMLGLSLVMGTLVEVATVGILDMDASHLGLLWLYSVATIAVVGVGSLALFAAFGTPGMLLATIVFVAMAVPSSGATVPVQALPGFFRALSEFEPLRQITEGLRSLLYYGAQADAGLTRAWASMGVALVAALAFGFAVTRLYDRKGLHRIPRPDAEAGAGAPAETPEAPAPVTA
- a CDS encoding TetR/AcrR family transcriptional regulator, with protein sequence MPRQVDHEGRRRLIADAVCQLADEHGLEGVTLRDVAARAQVSMGAVQRCFRTKEEMLVFALGHIGERIGERVRARLVRSPAQSAGTALGHAVTEISLLREEHRAEARVWLAFVAQAAVSEALASTLKANYAALQDALTRLVAEAFEGTRRAGSPDPQREARTLLALADGLTTHVLVGHLTPQEALDVLDAHLAGLWE
- a CDS encoding ABC transporter ATP-binding protein; protein product: MPGPGPGALDAEDVTVVVNGRTLVDRVSLRVAPGEVLALVGPNGAGKSTLLRTFYRVLRPTSGHVLLDGEDVWRMPGKRLAQRLSAVLQETGGDFELSVYDVVAMGRTPHKRAFAGDDANDRDIVMGSLQELDVAALAHAPFDRLSGGEKQRVLIARALAQRTGTMVLDEPTNHLDLRHQLDALRLVRRVGVTAVIALHDLNLAASFCDRICVLDGGRVVATGTPEEVLTRELLAGTYRVEAEVSLHPGTRIPQVTVVPEARRDGRPVERGQAP
- a CDS encoding FecCD family ABC transporter permease; translated protein: MAGARRRAVPYALLLVCLGVLLAGTATAGIAIGSIGVPADQVWGILLHRIHPVLAEPAWTPVRETIVVDVRLPRVLLAGVVGAGLSVSGMALQALVRNPLADPMLLGVSSGASVGAVLVLVFHVTVFGMFSLPVAAFCGALAALVAVYFLARSGGRMTTVRLVLAGVAMAEVLSAVASFLIVTSDDPQKTQSALRWMLGGLAGTTWTTVWIPVGAVLLGTAVLLGVCRSLNLLLAGEEAAAALGLDVHRFRGALFTLIALMIGTIVAVSGQIGFVGLIMPHVVRLLVGADHRRALPAAALLGASFLIAADLGARTLMSPEEIPVGILTSLVGGPFFLWLMRRKAAR
- a CDS encoding 5'-nucleotidase, encoding MRYDLSDRLVVGIASSALFDLTECDAVFRERGEDAYRAHQEAHVDELLAKGVAFPFVRRLLSLNDLADRADPLVEVIILSRNDPGTGMRVMRSIKAHGLPISRAVFRQGRPSHQFMPALNMSLFLSADGPDVRDAVAAGLPAGHVLRTGRIDDESDPELRIAFDFDGVVAGDTAEQVFQNGGIDAFRAYEVGHAGTPHDPGPLRDFLAGVNRIQRVEDERRREDSAYRPRLRVSLVTARDAPAHERALLSLKAWGLRVNDAFFLGGVDKSAVMRALDPHIFFDDQVSHLNGTAQGTPSVHVPFGLINSPPAAQA
- a CDS encoding MerR family transcriptional regulator encodes the protein MKISELSRRTGVPVASIKYFLRQGLLPAGRATAATLAEYGDEHAQRLRLIKALTTLGGLSIAATREVLGAVDQAHSSESALGAVSYALPVPVAAQAAADQEERAAADASAGTEVADLLAELDWQAPGTSPHVKGLTAALEELRRLDAQYAPGELAAYARLAESVARLDLQRAAGLDDPVALAERAVIVFAICAPVFELLRRLAQEDQVRRRVAGAGRGGGGEDTAPR
- a CDS encoding ABC transporter substrate-binding protein — encoded protein: MRGTRPLSTLLTVAAVLLVPACGGKAQEGSASSGPAAAGFPVTVSNCGVESTYRRPPQRAVSLNQHATEVMLALGLEKSMVGTGYLDDRILPEYQAAFDSVKVLSKEYPSFETLLAAEPDFVYGGFGSTFDEKEGRGRPALGKAGINTHLNIEECPAGPVTMATVDEEIRTVAKIFGVPDRAEQQVDKLHGTLDLVDGKLAGVTPARLFVYDSGDKTAFTAGGKGIGNELIKRAGGVNLFADLDKAFGDVSFEQVAERAPEVIVIYDYGNQPVEEKKKFLLSNPALRDVPAIRNERFAVLPLSSTVLGVRVPAAVESLARQIHPDRFR